TACCGCATTGACGTCCTTGAATGTTTTTGCCAGACCTGTTGCTTCCATCAGTTTCATCGCTTATCACTCCCTGCTCGTTGAACTGCTGAGTCGATTAAATGAGTCTATTTTACCAAATCTGATATGGTATTCTACTAAACATCTGTTTTTCCTTTGCATCCAAAAACTCTTTTGTTTACTTTTTATGGACGTGGATAAATATTATAGGTACATACTGACAACCAAAAGGAGCCTGCCCATGAAAAAAGCAGCGATTATCCAAAATCCCGCATCCGGAAACCGGAAGATGCATGAAGCCATTCCTGAGATAAAAAAACAGCTTCTTTCAAAATACGATGACGTTGAAATCTTTGAAACAAAGAAGCCTGGCGACGGTGCGGCCCTCGTTTCCGAATATCACAAAAGCTTTGATTCCATCATCGGTGCAGGCGGAGACGGCACAGTCTATGAACTGGTCAATGCCTTATCACAGTTAGAAGACAGACCGGTTTTCGGGATTCTTCCCGGCGGAACCTGTAATGACTTTGCACGTTCCCTTAATATGCCCTTCGACCCTGAAGGAGCGGCCCGTACCATAGTAGAGGGGGCACGATTTAACATCGATATCGGAAAAGCGGACGATCGGTTTTTTTCTAACTTTTGGGGAATCGGCCTGATCACAACTGTTTCACAGGAAGTGGATTCTGAAATTAAATCATCTTTCGGCAGGCTTGCCTACTATCTTTCCGCTCTTCAAAACGCTGCCAGCGGTGAAGCGTTCCGCCTTCAAGTCAGCTCTCCAGATGGACAGTTTGACGGTGAAGCCATTCTTGCAATTGCAGGAAATGGCCCATACACCGGCGGAATGCGCACCTTTTTTCCAAACTGCAGCACCATGGATGGAAAGCTGGATGTCCTCATTGTCAAAAATGCTTCCATGAAAGCACTCTGGAATCTGTTCCAGCATCGTTTATCAGCAGAAAAGGCTGAAAGTGACGAAATTGTCTATTTCCAGACCAGGGAGCTTCAGATTAATACCGATCCTGTACTTACAGTCGATACAGACGGTGAACGATCGGACACTACACCTGCATCCATCCATCTTCTTCCTTCATTTTTGAGCGTCATCGGCAGTAAATGAAGAAGGGTCAGTCCCTCCTGATAATCAAATAAATAATTAATCCGAGAATAGGAAAAAACAACGTTCCAACCAGCACAACAATTGCATACTCTTTACTGTTTCCATGCCGGAGTGAATCCCGGTATGCCCAGATACTCGTAACAATATTCAAGATGATCAACCCTGCCCCGAACAGCAGGAACAAACCTGCGACAGCGCCAAATGATGCAACAACTGCAAGACTAAGCACAATGACTCCCCCCTTTTTTCATTACTCTATTCTACGGGAATCAGGAAAATAAGTTTCAGTGTTTTTGTCTATAATTATTACCCTCTTCCTTGCATACGTTTTTTCGATAAATGTAATAATAAGGATATGGAAGCTTCCTATGTTGGACTTCAGCAAATTTCCGCGGTACTATTTGCATTCGATCCGAACTGAAAGTATAAGGAGGATTGGCAGGATATGATTTTTGTTCTCCCGATTGCAGCGGTGTCTGTTGTAATGATTGTGATATACACAGGCTCCTTTATTCCCCCGCATTTTCATATTAAGTACTCAGAAAACTACAGCGTATCTTCGGAAATCATCTGGAACACCCTTATAAATATGGACCGGATGGCCGAGCGCAGCCGATTCGCGAAGCGGGTTGAACGAATCGGGAAAAATCATCTCGGGTTTCCAATCTGGCGCGAGTATAGTGGATTTGGTGTATGGTCTGAATTTGAAATCATCGGAAAGATACCATCAAAAAAGCTGACCATCAATTTACTAGACAGCAGTTACGGCATAAAGGGGAAGTGGAGCTACGAATTGGATGAAAAGGACGGAAAAACAACTGTCACCATAACTGAAAACAGTGAAATTCACCAGTTTACGGTGCGGCTTCCGCTTATTTTGACCGGCAGGGATTTTCATACAAGGAAGCGATTCAGAATCCTTGAAAAATCGCTGTCACATCCGGATAGCATACTTACAAGCCACTGACAGGATTCATACATCAATCAAAAGAAGGCGCGCGGCTGCATTAAAGCCGGGCGCCTTCTTTGTGTTGACATGGGTGAATTCGCTTTTGTTTTTTTCCGTTTGGCCCTTCCTGGCTGCTTGTATGATTTCCTGAACCGGAAAACACAGGCCGCGCTCACCTTAGTGAACGTTACAGTTTTCCGTGAAAGGGGAATCGAGCTATGTTTCCGCTGACATGTTAATAAGACTTCCATGCAGAGAGAGCGTTTACCTGAGCAGGTAAGCTCATCATTAATCGGAAGCAGGATAGGCGGTTTGCAGGCCGTCCGGCAGCTCTAATGAATTGACTAAACCCGCTGATTACTAATCAGCGGGAAGAGAACGCGTGATTTACACTTTGTTCGCTCATGATACCTTTTTACTTGTCCCGATTGGTTCACGTTTCCGGTAAACGATATAACTTCTACGCAAATAACGGAGCGGAATGCTGAAAAAGTGGACGAGCCTTGTAAATGGCCAGGCCGCAAACAGCCCGAATGCTGCGGTAATATGGATTTTGAACCAGAGCGGCACCGTTTCCATTAGGCTCGCATCAGGACTCAGCACAAACAGCCCCCTGAACCACGGGCCGATCGTCGTCCGGTAATCGAACCCGTGTGAATCGATATTGGCGAACGTGGCCGACAGGCCGGAGCCCATCACGACAGCCAGGAAGAAAAGGGCGGCCCAGTCACCGATGCTGCTCGTACGCCTCACTCTTTTTACCGTATAACGGCGGTAGATAAATATGGCGAGACCGAGGGCAGCTGCAATACCGGCAGGAAGTCCGCCTGCGATGGCGATATAGTGGTAAGTATATTCGCTTACCCCAATCGCCTCATAAACACCGGCTGGAATGAGAATTCCCATGATGTGGCCGGCTAAGACGAACAGAATGCCCCAGTGAAAAAGGAGACTCCCCCATCTCAACTTCTTCTTTTCAAGCACTTCGCTCGATTTGGCGGTCCATCCGAACTGATCATAGTTATACCTGAAAATGTGGCCGCCGATGAATACGGCAAGTGCAAGGTAAGGGAAAATCACCCATAAAAATTGGTCCATCATAAGGCAGCCCTTCTTTCATGTTCAAAAGTAAATTCTTCAATCACCAGCAGGACGACATCCAGCAATAAAGCATACACGCTTTCCTGCTTGATGAACTGTTCCCTCATTTCTTCGATCGCAGCCTGATATTGATCAAGTACAGGAACGGCATGGTTCTGTGGAGCGAAACCGGCAAATTCAAGCATAAGCGGCAAGTAATCCGGAAGTTCCCTGTCAGTTGTCTGAAACCCCGCTTTGGCATATTTGAGTTTCAGCTGGACAAGCTCCATGCTCCGTTCCCGCTGTTCCCCATGCTGCATATAAGTTACATACAGATTCGTTTTTTTGCCGAAGTCGATTGTATTGACATAAGACTGCCTCAGCTCATCGAGTGTGCGGCTTTGCAAATAATCGACAAACTCACTCAACCGTGCGCTAATTTGCTTATGGGGGACTGATTCGGCAAATTCCCTGCAGTCCTCGAGTCCTTCCTGCCACTCCGCGGATGGATAGGCGAAAAGGTAGGAGATACAGCGGAACAAGTATTGAAAGTTTTCGTTTGCCATTGTTGCTCCCTCCAATCAGGATACTGTGGAACAGGTGCCGGGACCGCCGGCAAAGTCAAGGCCGCAGCTTCCCTGCATATCATACATGTTCTGGGCTTCTTCTTTGTGTGAAGCCGGAATGACGAAACGATCCTTGTATTTCGCGATTGCAAGCAGCCGGTACATATCTTCAACAGACTGCGATGTAAGACCGAGTTCTTCAAGGCGGGCCTCATCTGCTTCCTTTCCTGTTTGCCTGCCGCGCATGTGCAGGCGCATGGCCGCCATTTTCTTGAGAGTCATCCGGATATGTTCGGTATCCCCTGCCGTCAGCAAATTAGCAAGATACTCGACCGGGATCCTCATGTTATCGATTGCCGGGAAAATATCGGCATCAACGGCTTTGCTGCCTTTTCCCTCCACTGCATTCATGATCGGGGAAAGCGGCGGAATATACCATACCATCGGCATTGTCCGGTACTCCGGGTGCAGCGGCAGTGCGATTTTCCAATCCTTGATCATCTTGTAGATAGGTGATTGCTGGGCCGCTTCGATCCAATCAAGCGGAATGCCTTCTTCTTTTGCAGCTTTAACCACTTCCGGATCATTCGGATCAAGAAGCACTTCAAGCTGGGCCTGGTACAGTTCTTTTTCATCTTCCACTGATGCCGCTTCTTGCACTTTGTCGGCATCATACAGCATGACACCCATATAACGGATCCGGCCTACACACGTCTCCGAACAGATTGTCGGCTGCCCCTGCTCCACTCTCGGGAAACAGAGGGTGCATTTTTCGGCTTTGTTTGTCTTCCAGTTGAAATAAACCTTTTTATACGGGCAGGAAGTGACACAATGACGCCACGATCGGCATGCATTCTGGTCAACCAGCACGATGCCGTCTTCTTCACGCTTATACATCGCCCCTGATGGACAGGATGAAACACAGGGCGCATTGATGCAGTGTTCGCAAATGCGGGGCAGGTACATCATGAAAACGTCCTCGAACTCAGTTTTGATCGAGTTTTCCATTTGCTGGACATTCGGGTCCTGCAGCCCGGTCACGTGGCCGCCGGCAAGGTCATCTTCCCAGTTCGGTCCCCATTCAAGTTCAATGAAATCACCGGTGATGGCCGATTTCGGGCGTGCAACCGGCTGATGCTTTTTCTGCGGGCTGTTTGTCAGAGTTTCATAGTCGTACTCCCACGGTTCATAATAATCATCGATTGTCGGCTGGTCCGGATTATGGAAAATGTTCAGCAGCCTGCGGGTTTTGGAACCGGAACGGAGGACGAGCTCCCCTTTCTCCAGAACCCATCCGCCTTTATACTGCTCCTGGTCTTCCCATCTTTTCGGATAACCGATTCCGGGCTTCGTTTCGACGTTATTGAAATACATGTATTCCGCACCCGGACGGTTTGTCCAGGTGTTTTTGCATGTCACGCTGCATGTGTGGCAGCCGATGCATTTATCAAGGTTCATGACCATGCCGATCTGCGCTTTAACTTTCAAGCCACTCTACCTCCTTCAATTTACGAATGACAACATTAAGGTCGCGCTGGTTGCCGGTCGGGCCGTAGTAGTTGAACCCGTAGCTCAGCTGGCCGTAACCGCCAATCATGTGGGTCGGCTTCACATGGATGCGTGTCGGGCTGTTATGGGTGCCTCCGCGCGTGTTTGTCAATTTTGTTCCAGGTACATTTATGTGGCGGTCCTGGGCGTGGTGCATGAACGCCATGCCCCGCGGTATCCGGTGGGACAGCACCGCCCGCGCCACAACAACGCCGTTACGGTTGAAACATTCGATCCAATCATTATCGGAAATGTCCGCTTCGGCCGCATCATCTTTGTTCATCCACACTGTCGGACCGCCGCGGAACAATGTCAGCATGTGCTGGGAATCGAAATACATGCTGTGCACCGACCATTTGTTATGCGGTGTCAAATAGTTCAAGGTGATTTCCTTGCCTTCAAACTCCGGCCGTTTCTCCTTGAACGGTGTATGCTCAAGCACCGGCTTGAAGACTGCCATCATTTCACCGAACTCCTTCATCATTTCATGATCGATATAGAATGATTGCCTTCCGGTGATCGTCCGCCATGGAATCAGCCTTTCAATGTTTGTTGTAAAAGGAGAGTAGCGGCGGCCGCCAGTTTCATTTCCGCTGAAAGCCGGTGAAGAGATGACCGTTTTCGGCTGGGCCGTGATCTGCTCGAACGTGAACCGTTCTTCTTCACGCTCGGCAGCAAGATCCTTCAATTCTCTTCCTGTTATGTCCTCAAGTGCTTCCCAGGCTCTCACAGCCACTTTTCCGTTTGTCGTCGATGACATTGTCAGGATGGCTTCTGACACGTTCAGCGCTGTGCTGATATCAGGGCAGCCCTCTGAAATCCCTTCTTCACGCACAGTGCCGAGCAGGCTTTTCAGCTGCTCATATTCTTTGGCGATCGACCATTTCATGCCTTTCGTGCCGTTCGGCTGGCTGGCAAGATTCGGGCCGAGAGACGTCATCTTTTTATATAGATTTTTATAATCGCGTTCCACCACATGGATGTTCGGCATATTTACACCCGGCACCGGATCTTTATCACCTTTCATCCAGTCATCAACTGCGCCGAGCGGCTGAGCCATTTCCTGCGGTGTGTCATGCAGAAGCGGTGTTGCGACAACTTCCTTGATGGGATCCATGTCAATTTCATACGCAAGTTCGGATACAGCTTTCGCAACCGATTTGAAAATATCCCAGTCAGACCGCGCCTCCCATGGCGATGAAATCGCCGGATTGAACGGATGGACGAATGGATGCATATCGGTGCTGCTCAAATCATGTTTTTCATACCATGTGGCGGCCGGTAAAATCACATCGGAATATAAAGCCGTGCCGGCCATCCGGAAGTCAAGGTTGATCAGCAGGTCAAGCTTGCCCTCCGGCGCTTTGTCATGCCAATCGATCTCTGTCGGGCGCAGCGTGTCATGGTCTTCATTCAACAGGCCGTTCGTTGTGCCGAGCAAGTGCTTCAGGAAGTATTCATGGCCTTTGCCTGAGCTAGAGATCAAATTCGCCCGCCAGACAAACAGGTTTCTCGGGAAGTTGGCTGGATTATCCGGATCCTCAATCGCAAAGCGCAAGTCTTTCTTTTTCAGCTGTTCGGCAACGTATTCACCAAACTCTTCCGCTGTCGTGCAGCCTGCCTCTGCCGCTTCTTTATAAAGGTCGATGCCATTTTTGCCGAATGTCGGATAAGACGGGAGCCAGCCGTTTCGGGCCGCCAGGACGTTATAGTCTGCATAGTGGTCATATCTGGCTTTATCGACAAGTGGCGAGACAAGATCGCTGACCGGTGTCTCCTCATACCGCCACTGGTCTGTCGCAAAATAAAAGAATGATGTCCCGTTTTGCAGCTTCGGCGGACCTCCCCAGTCTTTGGCGGTTGCGATGGACGTCCACCCCTCGGCGGGACGGAGTTTTTCCTGTCCGACATAGTGGGCCCAGCCTCCGCCGTTCACACCCTGGGCCCCGACAAGCAGCACAAGGTTCAGTACAGCCCGGTAAATCGTGTCGGAATTATACCAGTGGTTAATGCCTGCCCCGACGATGATCATCGATCTGCCATTTGTATCGATGGCGTTTTGCGCAAACTCTTCGGCAATATTGATAATCTGTTCGCGCGGCACGCCGGTGATGCTCTCCTGCCATGCCGGCGTGAAAGCTTCCATGTCGTCGTAGCTTTGAGCCGCTTCACCGCCAAGTCCGCGGTCGATTCCGTAATTCGCCATCATCAAATCATATACAGTTGTCACATGTTTTGACTCCCCATTAATGACAAGCTTTTTCATCGGTACGGCCCGGTTTTTGACCGATTTATCCTTTGCCCCGAAATACGGCATTCTGACAATGCCGATTTCGTCTTCCATTCCCTGCATGGAGAGGCGCGGGTTAATATCCGCTCCGGTTACCTCATCCTTCAATTCGAGATTCCATTTTTTCTTGTCTTCCCATCTGGAACCCATCGTGCCCTGCGGCACTGAAGGACCGCCGGTGATATCATCGAGCAGTGCCGGTTTCCATTCCCCGTTGCCTGTCTCTATGCCGAGGTCATTGGCGTTCAAGAAGCGGCCAGCCTGATAGTTTTCACCGTCTTCATCAAGTGTCACCAGGAATGGCAGATCGGTATATTGCTTTGCATAATCGATAAAGTAATCCGTTTTCCGGTTGATATAAAATTCTTTTAAAATGACATGTCCCATGGCCATGGCGATTGCGCCGTCTGTACCCGGTTTTACCGTCAGCCAGTCATCTGCGAACTTCGTTGACTCCGCGAAATCCGGGCTCATGGAAACGACCTTTGTTCCTTTATAGCGGGCCTCCGCCAGGAAGTGAGCATCCGGTGTCCGTGTCATCGGGACGTTTGATCCCCATGTAATGATGTAGCCGCTGTTGAACCAGTCACTCGATTCCGGAACATCCGTCTGATCACCCCAGATTTGCGGAGAAGCCGGCGGAAGGTCGGCATACCAGTCATAAAAACTGAGGATCGGACCGCCCATCAGCTGCATGAAACGTGCACCGGCAGCGTGGCTGACCATAGACATGGCCGGAATCGGCGAAAAGCCGATATTACGGTCAGGGCCGTATTTAATCGTTGTGTAAAGGAGGGATGATGCAACAAGCTTTAATACTTCATCCCAGTCTGCTCTCACAAGGCCGCCTTTCCCGCGGGCATGTTTATAAGTACGTGTTTTTTCGGGATCTTCCACAATGCTTTTCCAGGCATCAAGCGGATTATCAAATTGCTCAAGGGCGTTTCGCCACATTTCAATTAATACTTTTCTAACATAGGGATATTTCACTCTTAGCGGGCTGTAGATATACCATGAGAAACTTGCGCCCCGCGGACATCCGCGCGGTTCAAACTCGGGCATATCAGGTCCGGTTGTCGGATAATCGAGCTGCTGCCCTTCCCATGTGACAAGGCCGTCTTTCACATAAATGTTCCAGCTGCAGGATCCCGTACAGTTAACCCCATGTGTTGAGCGGACAACTTTATCATGCTGCCAGCGCCTGCGGTACATGTTCTCCCAGCTGCGGTCGCTGTAGTTCATTTCACTGTGTTCCCCTGAAAACTTCTCAACAGGCTTCAAGTAATTCAATCTATTCCAAAGCGGTGAACGTTTTTGTTTCATTCCTTTTCACTCCCTGGTCATTCTTGATGACTACATCGTAAGTTGATTATCAATGGGGCGATGTTAGATTTATCACATTTTTCAGATGTTCACATTATTGCAACATATCAATCAACAATGCAGGTATTTTAGACGCTGAACGTTTTGATGCATGAACAGCCGCTGTAAGGGAATGTGAGTAACAAATAATGAAAACGCGCGGAACCATCAGATCTTTTTTTCGACAAAACTGTGAACAGTAAAGAAATGTGATAACGCTCACAGGTATTGCAATTGTTTGTTTTTATGATAGAAGTAACAAAAAACGAGGAGTTGAATGGTATGAACAAGCAAAAAGCATTGTTACCGATAACGACCCTGGCGATGACTATCGCATTTGCTGCCTGGGCAGTCATTTCACCGATCGCCAGTACCCTGCAGGAAATGTATAACCTTTCCGCTACGGAGAAAAGTATCCTGGTTGCTGTCCCTGTACTTCTGGGCTCGGTCATGAGGATTCCGCTCGGCATCATGACTGATAAATATGGAGGAAAGAAAATGTATACCGGTCTGATGCTCTTCCTCATTATTCCGCTCATCGGGGCCGGCTTCGCTGATTCCTATGGAATGCTCATGTTCTGGGCTTTCTTTATCGGTATGGCAGGAACATCATTTGCGATATCAATCGCTTTCGTCTCAAAACTTACTCCTCCTGAAAAGCAGGGAACGGCACTTGGAATTAACGCTGTCGGTAATATCGGAACCGCGGTAGCCGGCTTTACATTACCGACGATTGCGGCATCATTCGGAATTCCATGGGTGTTCTGGAGCCTCACTGTCCCTGTCTTTATTATGGCCGTTTTATTATGGTACTTCACTCCTGAAACGAAGCCTTCAGCCAGCGCAAAGACAGTCCTTGGCGCACTGTCTGTCTTAAAATACGGATCAACATGGATCCTGTCACTGTTTTACTTTGTCACATTTGGTGCGTTTGTGGCTTTTGGTATTTATTTGCCGACCCTGCTTGTTGACCTGTACAGTGTCACGCCTGTCGATGCCGGATTAAGAGCGGCTGGATTTGTTGTCCTGTCAACATTGATTCGCCCGGTCGGCGGTATTCTCGGAGATAAGATTGGTGCTGAAAAAATCCTTATTTTCGTCTATGCGGGAATTGCCGTTGGAGCTGTCTTCATAGCCCTATGGATAAATAATTTCATCATCTTTACTGCGGCAGCGCTATTCATCGCAATAATGGTCGGCCTTGGAAATGGTTCCGTATTCAAGCTTGTTCCGCAGATGTTTCCGACACAAACAGGTACAGTCACAGGCATAGTCGGCGCCTGGGGCGGACTTGGCGGTTTTTTCCCGCCAATCCTGATGGGGATTGTCATGGATTTAACGGGAACCTATACG
This portion of the Bacillus marinisedimentorum genome encodes:
- a CDS encoding diacylglycerol/lipid kinase family protein, coding for MKKAAIIQNPASGNRKMHEAIPEIKKQLLSKYDDVEIFETKKPGDGAALVSEYHKSFDSIIGAGGDGTVYELVNALSQLEDRPVFGILPGGTCNDFARSLNMPFDPEGAARTIVEGARFNIDIGKADDRFFSNFWGIGLITTVSQEVDSEIKSSFGRLAYYLSALQNAASGEAFRLQVSSPDGQFDGEAILAIAGNGPYTGGMRTFFPNCSTMDGKLDVLIVKNASMKALWNLFQHRLSAEKAESDEIVYFQTRELQINTDPVLTVDTDGERSDTTPASIHLLPSFLSVIGSK
- a CDS encoding PLDc N-terminal domain-containing protein; this encodes MFLLFGAGLIILNIVTSIWAYRDSLRHGNSKEYAIVVLVGTLFFPILGLIIYLIIRRD
- the narI gene encoding respiratory nitrate reductase subunit gamma, producing the protein MMDQFLWVIFPYLALAVFIGGHIFRYNYDQFGWTAKSSEVLEKKKLRWGSLLFHWGILFVLAGHIMGILIPAGVYEAIGVSEYTYHYIAIAGGLPAGIAAALGLAIFIYRRYTVKRVRRTSSIGDWAALFFLAVVMGSGLSATFANIDSHGFDYRTTIGPWFRGLFVLSPDASLMETVPLWFKIHITAAFGLFAAWPFTRLVHFFSIPLRYLRRSYIVYRKREPIGTSKKVS
- the narJ gene encoding nitrate reductase molybdenum cofactor assembly chaperone, which encodes MANENFQYLFRCISYLFAYPSAEWQEGLEDCREFAESVPHKQISARLSEFVDYLQSRTLDELRQSYVNTIDFGKKTNLYVTYMQHGEQRERSMELVQLKLKYAKAGFQTTDRELPDYLPLMLEFAGFAPQNHAVPVLDQYQAAIEEMREQFIKQESVYALLLDVVLLVIEEFTFEHERRAAL
- the narH gene encoding nitrate reductase subunit beta, encoding MKVKAQIGMVMNLDKCIGCHTCSVTCKNTWTNRPGAEYMYFNNVETKPGIGYPKRWEDQEQYKGGWVLEKGELVLRSGSKTRRLLNIFHNPDQPTIDDYYEPWEYDYETLTNSPQKKHQPVARPKSAITGDFIELEWGPNWEDDLAGGHVTGLQDPNVQQMENSIKTEFEDVFMMYLPRICEHCINAPCVSSCPSGAMYKREEDGIVLVDQNACRSWRHCVTSCPYKKVYFNWKTNKAEKCTLCFPRVEQGQPTICSETCVGRIRYMGVMLYDADKVQEAASVEDEKELYQAQLEVLLDPNDPEVVKAAKEEGIPLDWIEAAQQSPIYKMIKDWKIALPLHPEYRTMPMVWYIPPLSPIMNAVEGKGSKAVDADIFPAIDNMRIPVEYLANLLTAGDTEHIRMTLKKMAAMRLHMRGRQTGKEADEARLEELGLTSQSVEDMYRLLAIAKYKDRFVIPASHKEEAQNMYDMQGSCGLDFAGGPGTCSTVS
- a CDS encoding nitrate reductase subunit alpha; translation: MKQKRSPLWNRLNYLKPVEKFSGEHSEMNYSDRSWENMYRRRWQHDKVVRSTHGVNCTGSCSWNIYVKDGLVTWEGQQLDYPTTGPDMPEFEPRGCPRGASFSWYIYSPLRVKYPYVRKVLIEMWRNALEQFDNPLDAWKSIVEDPEKTRTYKHARGKGGLVRADWDEVLKLVASSLLYTTIKYGPDRNIGFSPIPAMSMVSHAAGARFMQLMGGPILSFYDWYADLPPASPQIWGDQTDVPESSDWFNSGYIITWGSNVPMTRTPDAHFLAEARYKGTKVVSMSPDFAESTKFADDWLTVKPGTDGAIAMAMGHVILKEFYINRKTDYFIDYAKQYTDLPFLVTLDEDGENYQAGRFLNANDLGIETGNGEWKPALLDDITGGPSVPQGTMGSRWEDKKKWNLELKDEVTGADINPRLSMQGMEDEIGIVRMPYFGAKDKSVKNRAVPMKKLVINGESKHVTTVYDLMMANYGIDRGLGGEAAQSYDDMEAFTPAWQESITGVPREQIINIAEEFAQNAIDTNGRSMIIVGAGINHWYNSDTIYRAVLNLVLLVGAQGVNGGGWAHYVGQEKLRPAEGWTSIATAKDWGGPPKLQNGTSFFYFATDQWRYEETPVSDLVSPLVDKARYDHYADYNVLAARNGWLPSYPTFGKNGIDLYKEAAEAGCTTAEEFGEYVAEQLKKKDLRFAIEDPDNPANFPRNLFVWRANLISSSGKGHEYFLKHLLGTTNGLLNEDHDTLRPTEIDWHDKAPEGKLDLLINLDFRMAGTALYSDVILPAATWYEKHDLSSTDMHPFVHPFNPAISSPWEARSDWDIFKSVAKAVSELAYEIDMDPIKEVVATPLLHDTPQEMAQPLGAVDDWMKGDKDPVPGVNMPNIHVVERDYKNLYKKMTSLGPNLASQPNGTKGMKWSIAKEYEQLKSLLGTVREEGISEGCPDISTALNVSEAILTMSSTTNGKVAVRAWEALEDITGRELKDLAAEREEERFTFEQITAQPKTVISSPAFSGNETGGRRYSPFTTNIERLIPWRTITGRQSFYIDHEMMKEFGEMMAVFKPVLEHTPFKEKRPEFEGKEITLNYLTPHNKWSVHSMYFDSQHMLTLFRGGPTVWMNKDDAAEADISDNDWIECFNRNGVVVARAVLSHRIPRGMAFMHHAQDRHINVPGTKLTNTRGGTHNSPTRIHVKPTHMIGGYGQLSYGFNYYGPTGNQRDLNVVIRKLKEVEWLES
- a CDS encoding MFS transporter, translated to MNKQKALLPITTLAMTIAFAAWAVISPIASTLQEMYNLSATEKSILVAVPVLLGSVMRIPLGIMTDKYGGKKMYTGLMLFLIIPLIGAGFADSYGMLMFWAFFIGMAGTSFAISIAFVSKLTPPEKQGTALGINAVGNIGTAVAGFTLPTIAASFGIPWVFWSLTVPVFIMAVLLWYFTPETKPSASAKTVLGALSVLKYGSTWILSLFYFVTFGAFVAFGIYLPTLLVDLYSVTPVDAGLRAAGFVVLSTLIRPVGGILGDKIGAEKILIFVYAGIAVGAVFIALWINNFIIFTAAALFIAIMVGLGNGSVFKLVPQMFPTQTGTVTGIVGAWGGLGGFFPPILMGIVMDLTGTYTLGFILLAILAAVCLVVNYKVFFHGNPKTVTN